One window of Paenibacillus albicereus genomic DNA carries:
- a CDS encoding DNA-3-methyladenine glycosylase family protein, which translates to METKDRSGSSREKASLLQIPLPELFSWPAVLGYLTRSSDEALYRVDGSEVTKLFEREGELALVRFRYREGAHALEAAFLPIGPAASVRAPAGPAFAAREASAPSPAPSPAEPDEPAARPDSGLLADGSAAALGASPPSAAMLAHVRRYAEEWFDLDRDLAPFYRLTDADPLLREVGQTLRGLRMVGIPDLFEAACWGIIGQQINLPFAYALKKRFTETFGSSVQHEGETYWSFPKPEAVAALEPPDIAALQMTTRKSEYLIGVAGRVADGTLDKRELEAADWAEAEKRLTAIRGIGPWTAHYVMMRCLRMAEALPAADVGLQHAIRIAAGMDRKPTAAEVREQARAWAGWEAYATFYLWRTLY; encoded by the coding sequence ATGGAAACGAAGGACAGAAGCGGCAGCTCGCGGGAAAAGGCAAGCCTGCTGCAGATTCCCTTGCCGGAGCTGTTCAGCTGGCCGGCGGTGCTGGGCTACTTGACGAGGTCGAGCGACGAGGCGCTGTACCGGGTCGACGGCAGCGAGGTGACCAAGCTGTTCGAGCGCGAAGGCGAGCTGGCGCTGGTCCGATTCCGCTATCGGGAGGGGGCTCATGCGCTCGAGGCGGCGTTCCTGCCGATCGGCCCGGCTGCGAGCGTCCGCGCGCCTGCCGGCCCGGCCTTCGCCGCCCGCGAGGCGTCCGCGCCTTCGCCCGCGCCTTCGCCCGCCGAGCCCGATGAGCCGGCCGCCCGGCCGGACAGCGGCCTCCTGGCAGACGGATCGGCTGCCGCGCTCGGCGCAAGCCCTCCTTCCGCCGCGATGCTGGCGCATGTGCGCCGCTACGCCGAGGAGTGGTTCGACCTGGACCGCGACCTGGCGCCCTTTTACCGGCTGACGGACGCGGACCCGCTCCTGCGAGAGGTGGGGCAGACGCTGCGAGGCTTGCGGATGGTCGGCATCCCCGACCTGTTCGAGGCCGCGTGCTGGGGCATCATCGGCCAGCAGATCAACCTGCCGTTCGCCTATGCGCTCAAGAAGCGCTTCACGGAGACGTTCGGCAGCTCCGTCCAGCATGAGGGCGAGACGTACTGGAGCTTCCCGAAGCCCGAGGCGGTCGCCGCGCTGGAGCCGCCCGACATCGCGGCGCTGCAGATGACGACGCGCAAGTCGGAATACTTGATCGGCGTCGCCGGCCGCGTCGCGGACGGCACGCTGGACAAGCGGGAGCTGGAGGCCGCGGACTGGGCGGAGGCGGAAAAAAGGCTGACGGCGATCCGCGGCATCGGGCCGTGGACCGCCCACTACGTCATGATGCGCTGTCTGCGCATGGCGGAGGCGCTGCCTGCCGCCGATGTCGGATTGCAGCATGCGATCCGGATCGCGGCGGGGATGGACCGCAAGCCTACCGCCGCCGAGGTGAGGGAGCAGGCGCGGGCGTGGGCAGGCTGGGAGGCCTATGCGACCTTTTATCTTTGGCGCACGCTTTACTAG
- a CDS encoding CIA30 family protein produces MNKHHPQPLLKAFLSWLLILALAAPAGGAGTAAAAPSGGQPDEPTAAQTVYGLAEPSAFQTFITADGDRLMDGDQEFRFASLNYPGALGDPEFAQDDALRSIRAMGGKVTRSYVPSVLRYDGANADSAFILGPDADGVMQFSEEGFRKMDRMLALANRTGVRVIVPFVDQWQWVGGIESFVNFVYPGTITGDAATDPDGWKFYTDEKVIGLFKQTVAYMLNRTNTITGVKYKDDMAVLAWETGNELGGYNQDKFPQAWTTEIARYIKEELQPQQLLLDGRFAIDSGSLTDPNIDVVGNHFYTGNFIDKVNGDRAASKGKKPYILGEFGLYTDQEPVDALFDAALQNGTSGALIWSLRPHKEDGGFYWHDENPGNWASYHWPGFSAGDYYGETGIIRTVYKYAHYMDKLDAAKTTAVPPIPAPDGAPRLLPIASVADIRWQGSVGAAGYEVQRSEDGQDWVTVGDGVSDGGRAGTKAFHDERAITGKSYEYRVRGVNESGESAWSNVVRVEAARHLVADEMSLLQSPLEARSTYAFDHTSNVTNAADSWNELGIGFKAQVGTESGGTVTYASPVALKRAAAKVEGAGSVRWFASSEPYAGYVEVEADAKDGWSTAGSLPADTRFVKLLLEGGARVKVDRVELEYDYDGTGWQPLPERSRKGFVVDREFTELPASKPDELELRDGRQQTGGQAVLANAGAAEAELVYSVPADLSSYRFVAYAPEGSAGLRLEASIDGISYRPLQPALAKEATAEGWSKLAYSSFDLPASTRYVRAAFPDGADGVGLARVELGYGSSLVPLTEAPPANVMEDGEYDFGRDDSIAARYERDGNGDGISISLDGQVRFKGSYGVRLGYELGSAGYAGLSRPLGGADLDGFDALHAWVKPDGSGNKLSFQLTAGDGRVWEAPVALSGTAARVVEIKLADFVQPQWNKDTAGEGTMDLSSVQRFALIVSGSESVAASSGSIVVDDVKLANASKLDSFEGYGGYNALVQKAFARNAGGGLLDVSLDASRKSEGGYGLRMDYDFSGPGYAGGSFTPDYLRLSGYDGFSFWLQPDGAGNELAIQFSDEDGKFWETKMVMRGSDSRLVQVPFEAFRHPGWYGGSPDARPDSSRLIQTFSLYLGGTPDSRSSAGTIYIDDIQGASFAAELEQAQVTIDKSAAEVRTLPATLRGTASGVKDVRLSIGKDRFHAPVGADGRWSYATSRIANGDKEVVAAAERFDGTAVATDRLVLKVDVPGNTYDDGAEPVVKNLLLNPGFEEAVDEAAWPVLPKHWSSKDAAGADVAGGIVKLEGGARTDKYSLVHWNDTAYEVTTSQEVSGLEPGVYEVRAWTKSKGGQQAAEVIAAGDGGAVKSAAIPKGEASWASVRLSGLEVREGKLTVAIHSKDLGGNWIKVDDLTLVRTGELEGGGATPTPQPSGEPTSTPSPSEEPTSMPSPSGDPTPSPSGEPTSTPSPSGEPTSTPSPSGEPTPKPSGEPTSTPKPSGEPTSTPRPSGEPTPTPKPSGEPTSTPSPSGEPTPSPMPTPSPTPKPSEEPTPTPSPSGEPTSTPSASPSVAPQPTDGPTASPTTSPIPAFRDLDRAPWARDAIAELTAKGILRGTEPGVFEPGKPVTRAEFITMLHRVFGLAAAGTGSKFRDVKADSWYVEAVAAAAELGLVSGSGGGRFEPGRDITREEMAVLAARYLRHAGASPASDAAALSAFRDAGQAASYAREALAELVSAGVMNGTGANKLQPKGPATRAQAAVILQRLLKLLP; encoded by the coding sequence ATGAACAAGCATCATCCGCAACCGCTTCTGAAAGCGTTTTTAAGTTGGCTTCTCATCCTGGCCCTGGCCGCTCCGGCAGGGGGCGCCGGAACGGCTGCGGCGGCTCCGTCGGGCGGACAGCCGGACGAGCCGACAGCCGCCCAGACCGTCTACGGGCTGGCCGAGCCGTCGGCATTCCAGACCTTCATCACGGCAGACGGCGACCGGCTGATGGACGGCGATCAGGAGTTCCGCTTCGCCTCGCTCAATTACCCCGGCGCGCTCGGAGACCCCGAGTTCGCGCAGGACGACGCGCTGCGCTCGATCCGCGCGATGGGCGGCAAGGTCACGCGCTCCTATGTGCCGTCCGTGCTGCGCTACGACGGCGCGAACGCCGATTCGGCGTTCATCCTCGGGCCGGACGCGGACGGCGTCATGCAGTTCAGCGAGGAGGGCTTCCGCAAGATGGACCGGATGCTCGCCCTGGCGAACCGCACCGGCGTGCGGGTCATCGTGCCGTTCGTCGACCAGTGGCAGTGGGTCGGCGGCATCGAGAGCTTCGTGAACTTCGTGTATCCCGGCACGATTACCGGCGATGCGGCGACGGACCCGGACGGCTGGAAGTTCTATACGGACGAGAAGGTCATCGGCCTGTTCAAGCAGACGGTCGCCTACATGCTGAACCGCACGAACACGATCACCGGCGTGAAATACAAGGACGACATGGCGGTCCTCGCCTGGGAGACGGGCAACGAGCTCGGCGGCTACAACCAGGACAAGTTCCCGCAGGCGTGGACGACGGAGATCGCCCGCTACATCAAGGAGGAGCTGCAGCCGCAGCAGCTGCTGCTGGACGGACGGTTCGCGATCGACTCGGGCTCGCTGACGGACCCGAACATCGACGTCGTCGGCAACCATTTCTACACGGGCAACTTCATCGACAAGGTGAACGGGGACCGGGCCGCATCCAAGGGCAAGAAGCCGTACATCCTCGGGGAGTTCGGCCTCTACACGGACCAGGAGCCGGTCGACGCGCTGTTCGACGCGGCGCTGCAGAACGGCACCTCCGGCGCGCTCATCTGGTCGCTGCGCCCGCACAAGGAGGACGGCGGCTTCTACTGGCATGACGAGAACCCGGGCAACTGGGCGTCCTACCACTGGCCGGGCTTCTCGGCCGGCGATTATTACGGCGAGACCGGCATCATCCGCACGGTGTACAAGTACGCCCATTATATGGACAAGCTGGATGCCGCCAAGACGACCGCGGTGCCGCCGATTCCGGCTCCGGACGGCGCGCCGAGGCTGCTGCCGATCGCGTCGGTGGCGGACATCCGCTGGCAGGGCTCGGTCGGGGCGGCCGGCTACGAGGTGCAGCGCTCCGAGGACGGCCAAGACTGGGTCACGGTCGGCGACGGCGTCTCGGACGGCGGACGCGCCGGGACGAAGGCGTTCCATGACGAGCGGGCCATCACGGGCAAGAGCTACGAGTATCGGGTGCGCGGCGTCAATGAAAGCGGCGAGTCCGCCTGGTCGAACGTCGTGCGCGTGGAGGCGGCGCGCCATCTCGTCGCCGACGAGATGAGCCTGCTGCAGAGCCCGCTTGAAGCCCGCAGCACCTATGCGTTCGACCATACGTCCAACGTCACGAACGCGGCGGACAGCTGGAACGAGCTCGGCATCGGCTTCAAGGCCCAAGTCGGCACGGAGTCCGGCGGCACGGTCACCTATGCTTCCCCGGTCGCGCTGAAGCGCGCCGCGGCGAAGGTCGAAGGCGCCGGCTCGGTCCGCTGGTTCGCGTCGAGCGAGCCGTACGCGGGCTATGTCGAGGTCGAAGCCGACGCGAAGGACGGCTGGTCGACCGCCGGCAGCCTGCCGGCGGACACCCGTTTCGTCAAGCTGCTGCTGGAAGGCGGCGCCAGGGTGAAAGTCGACCGCGTGGAGCTGGAGTACGACTACGACGGCACCGGCTGGCAGCCGTTGCCGGAGCGCAGCCGCAAAGGCTTCGTCGTGGACCGGGAGTTCACGGAGCTGCCCGCGTCCAAGCCGGACGAGCTGGAGCTGCGGGACGGCCGTCAGCAGACCGGCGGACAGGCGGTGCTGGCGAATGCGGGAGCGGCCGAGGCTGAGCTCGTCTATTCGGTGCCGGCTGACCTGAGCTCCTACCGGTTCGTCGCCTATGCGCCGGAAGGAAGCGCGGGCCTGAGGCTGGAGGCGTCCATCGACGGCATCTCGTACCGTCCGCTCCAGCCCGCCCTGGCGAAGGAAGCGACGGCGGAGGGCTGGAGCAAGCTCGCCTATTCGAGCTTCGATCTGCCGGCGTCGACGCGCTACGTCCGCGCGGCGTTCCCGGACGGGGCGGACGGAGTCGGACTGGCCCGCGTCGAGCTCGGCTACGGCAGCAGCCTCGTGCCGCTGACCGAGGCTCCTCCGGCGAACGTGATGGAGGACGGCGAGTATGACTTCGGCCGCGACGACTCGATCGCCGCTCGGTACGAACGCGACGGCAACGGAGACGGCATCTCGATCTCGCTGGACGGCCAGGTCCGCTTCAAGGGCAGCTACGGCGTCCGGCTCGGCTACGAGCTCGGCTCGGCGGGCTACGCCGGCTTGTCCCGCCCGCTTGGCGGAGCGGACCTCGACGGCTTCGACGCGCTGCATGCCTGGGTGAAGCCGGACGGCAGCGGCAACAAGCTGAGCTTCCAGCTGACGGCCGGCGATGGCCGCGTCTGGGAAGCGCCGGTCGCGCTGTCCGGCACGGCGGCGCGTGTCGTGGAGATCAAGCTGGCGGACTTCGTCCAGCCGCAGTGGAACAAGGACACCGCCGGCGAAGGGACGATGGACCTGAGCTCGGTCCAGCGCTTCGCGCTGATCGTCAGCGGGAGCGAGTCGGTCGCGGCATCGTCGGGCTCGATCGTCGTCGACGACGTGAAGCTGGCGAACGCGTCCAAGCTGGACAGCTTCGAGGGCTACGGCGGCTACAACGCGCTCGTGCAGAAGGCATTCGCCCGCAACGCCGGCGGCGGCCTGCTCGACGTGTCGCTCGACGCCTCGCGCAAGTCCGAAGGCGGCTACGGCCTGCGCATGGACTACGACTTCAGCGGCCCGGGCTATGCCGGAGGCAGCTTCACGCCGGACTACCTGCGCCTGAGCGGGTATGACGGCTTCAGCTTCTGGCTGCAGCCGGACGGCGCGGGCAACGAGCTGGCGATCCAGTTTTCAGATGAGGACGGCAAGTTCTGGGAAACGAAGATGGTCATGCGCGGGAGCGATTCAAGGCTCGTCCAGGTGCCGTTCGAGGCGTTCCGCCATCCGGGCTGGTACGGCGGCAGCCCCGACGCGCGGCCGGATTCGAGCCGGCTCATCCAGACGTTCTCCCTCTATCTCGGAGGAACGCCGGACTCGCGGTCGAGCGCGGGCACGATCTACATCGACGACATCCAAGGCGCGAGCTTCGCGGCCGAGCTGGAGCAGGCGCAGGTGACGATCGACAAGTCCGCCGCCGAGGTGAGGACGCTGCCGGCGACGCTGCGCGGCACGGCGAGCGGCGTGAAGGACGTCCGCCTGAGCATCGGCAAGGACCGGTTCCACGCGCCGGTCGGAGCGGACGGCCGCTGGTCGTACGCGACCTCGCGCATCGCCAACGGCGACAAGGAAGTCGTCGCGGCGGCGGAGCGCTTCGACGGCACGGCGGTGGCCACGGACAGGCTCGTCCTGAAGGTCGACGTGCCGGGCAACACGTATGACGACGGAGCCGAGCCGGTCGTGAAGAACCTGCTGCTCAACCCGGGCTTCGAGGAAGCGGTGGACGAGGCGGCCTGGCCGGTGCTGCCGAAGCATTGGAGCAGCAAGGACGCGGCCGGGGCCGACGTCGCGGGCGGCATCGTCAAGTTAGAGGGCGGCGCGCGCACGGACAAGTATTCGCTCGTCCACTGGAACGACACGGCGTACGAGGTCACGACCTCGCAGGAGGTGTCCGGGCTGGAGCCGGGCGTCTACGAGGTCCGCGCCTGGACGAAGTCCAAGGGCGGCCAGCAGGCGGCGGAAGTGATCGCCGCGGGGGACGGCGGCGCCGTCAAGAGCGCCGCCATCCCGAAGGGCGAGGCGAGCTGGGCGAGCGTCCGGCTGAGCGGCCTGGAGGTGCGCGAGGGCAAGCTGACCGTCGCGATCCATTCCAAGGACCTCGGCGGCAACTGGATCAAGGTCGATGACCTGACCCTGGTCAGGACAGGCGAGCTTGAAGGCGGCGGCGCGACGCCGACGCCGCAGCCAAGCGGAGAGCCGACGTCGACGCCGAGTCCGAGCGAAGAGCCGACGTCGATGCCAAGTCCGAGCGGAGATCCGACGCCGAGTCCGAGCGGAGAGCCGACGTCGACGCCGAGTCCGAGCGGAGAGCCGACGTCGACGCCAAGTCCGAGCGGAGAGCCGACGCCGAAGCCGAGCGGAGAGCCGACGTCGACGCCGAAGCCGAGCGGAGAGCCGACGTCGACGCCGAGGCCGAGCGGAGAACCGACGCCGACGCCGAAGCCGAGCGGAGAGCCGACGTCGACGCCAAGTCCGAGCGGAGAGCCGACGCCGAGTCCAATGCCAACGCCGAGTCCGACGCCGAAGCCGAGCGAAGAGCCGACGCCGACGCCAAGTCCGAGCGGAGAGCCGACGTCGACGCCGAGCGCGTCGCCGAGCGTCGCGCCGCAGCCGACGGACGGTCCGACGGCGTCTCCGACAACGAGCCCGATTCCGGCCTTCCGCGATCTGGACCGTGCTCCATGGGCGCGCGACGCGATCGCGGAGCTGACGGCCAAAGGCATCCTGCGCGGCACCGAGCCAGGCGTCTTCGAGCCCGGCAAGCCAGTCACGCGCGCCGAGTTCATCACGATGCTGCATCGCGTCTTCGGCTTGGCGGCTGCGGGTACGGGCAGCAAATTCCGCGACGTGAAGGCGGACTCGTGGTACGTGGAAGCGGTCGCAGCGGCGGCCGAGCTCGGCCTCGTCAGCGGCTCCGGCGGTGGACGCTTTGAGCCGGGACGCGACATTACCCGCGAGGAGATGGCCGTCCTGGCGGCGCGCTATCTGCGTCATGCCGGGGCTTCCCCGGCTAGCGATGCTGCCGCGCTGAGCGCCTTCCGGGACGCCGGCCAGGCGGCATCGTACGCCCGCGAGGCGCTGGCGGAGCTCGTTTCCGCCGGCGTCATGAACGGCACCGGCGCGAACAAGCTGCAGCCGAAAGGCCCGGCGACCCGCGCCCAGGCCGCGGTCATCCTGCAGCGGCTGCTGAAGCTGCTGCCGTAA
- a CDS encoding sensor histidine kinase: MIEYILAREFQGLMYYLTACLLFLIITPRVSFMRFGRKLLFVGILAAMSYFYLGYEEIDPLVYAFHLVPVCVALIAIYEGWIPGVATAAAFIWGNIFIAGNEWMPATIASSLVAAAGIAYHYRMPSPETLKRMLTTHFLLVVGYMALFIGVSIATREPLDYERMLVTGIGTLLSSPLVAYTYYLVKHQERLTEELFNAEKYHLIGQLTASISHEIRNPLTTARGFLQLMGRSGLDAETLERYRTNALEGIDGANAIITDYLNYSKPSVDEPRLLDVRQELASVEQWVKPLCVMTGVELVSRHNVQEELLVVGDSKKLQQCLLNVMKNAIESMPEGGVLTVSSRKENGKVLIFIRDTGIGMNEQQLQRIGMPFYTTKEKGTGLGLMVVTNLIQAMGGKLHFRSKPGQGTICEVHLPIQKDDEPVIPQPAR, encoded by the coding sequence GTGATTGAATACATTCTTGCGCGCGAATTCCAGGGGCTGATGTATTATCTGACCGCCTGCCTGCTGTTCCTCATCATCACTCCGCGAGTGTCCTTCATGCGCTTCGGCCGCAAGCTGCTGTTCGTCGGCATCCTGGCGGCGATGTCCTACTTCTATCTGGGGTACGAGGAGATCGACCCGCTCGTCTACGCGTTCCATCTGGTGCCCGTATGCGTCGCGCTGATCGCGATCTACGAAGGCTGGATTCCGGGAGTGGCGACGGCGGCCGCATTCATCTGGGGCAATATCTTCATCGCGGGCAACGAATGGATGCCCGCCACGATCGCTTCGTCGCTCGTCGCGGCCGCGGGCATCGCCTACCATTACCGGATGCCTTCCCCCGAGACGCTGAAGCGGATGCTGACGACGCACTTCCTGCTGGTCGTCGGCTACATGGCGCTGTTCATCGGCGTGTCGATCGCGACGCGCGAGCCGCTCGACTACGAGCGGATGCTGGTGACCGGGATCGGCACGCTGCTCTCCTCTCCGCTCGTCGCCTACACCTACTATCTGGTCAAGCACCAGGAAAGGCTGACGGAGGAGCTGTTCAACGCGGAGAAATACCATCTGATCGGACAGCTAACCGCTTCGATCTCGCATGAGATCCGCAACCCGCTGACGACGGCGCGCGGGTTCCTGCAGCTGATGGGCCGCTCCGGCCTCGATGCCGAGACGCTGGAGCGCTACCGGACCAACGCGCTGGAGGGCATCGACGGAGCCAACGCCATCATCACCGACTACCTCAACTACAGCAAGCCGTCGGTGGACGAGCCTCGGCTGCTCGACGTCCGCCAGGAGCTGGCGAGCGTCGAGCAATGGGTCAAGCCGCTTTGCGTCATGACCGGGGTGGAGCTCGTCTCGAGGCATAACGTCCAGGAGGAGCTGCTCGTCGTGGGGGACTCCAAGAAGCTGCAGCAATGCCTCCTCAACGTCATGAAAAACGCCATCGAGTCGATGCCCGAAGGGGGCGTGCTGACGGTCAGCTCCCGCAAGGAGAACGGCAAAGTGCTCATCTTCATCCGGGATACCGGCATCGGAATGAACGAGCAGCAGCTCCAGCGGATCGGCATGCCGTTCTATACGACCAAGGAAAAAGGAACTGGACTCGGCCTCATGGTCGTCACGAATTTGATCCAGGCGATGGGCGGCAAGCTGCACTTCCGCAGCAAGCCCGGCCAGGGCACGATCTGCGAGGTGCATCTGCCGATCCAGAAGGACGACGAGCCGGTTATCCCCCAACCCGCTCGATAG
- a CDS encoding hydroxysqualene dehydroxylase produces MPKVVIWGGGVAGMSAAHELAERGFEVSVYEARSVPGGKARSMEAKGTGTDGRKDLPGEHGFRFFPKFYRHVTDTMKRIPLASGPGSGRLDHLLGYGRTSVFDNLVEGTRLGLAFDDRSMLPFLTEFPESISDLKVLFTSLFENHLGLTAEEASLYGTKLFELASSSKLRRYLDYQRVSWWDFIEADKQSEQYKRIFVGLSRILVAAKAQEANACTIGTVGATLMLDMVTPGGSADRLLNGPTNEAWLFPWYEHLESMGVKFYRDAPLKAIHCEKGVVTGGTVLLDGQEQLVVGDCYIAALPVEVMAGLLTEELVQADPLLGSIRPLSESVEWMNGVQFYLNEDVELIHGHIICMDSPWALTLVSQKQFWPGIDLSEYGNGNVRGVLSVDVSDWESEGVLFGKPAMKCSAEEIKQEVWQQLKDHFNHGADVLHDGLLEAWFLDEDIQFPNPHEATNMEPLLVNRVHTWDLRPNAYTAIPNFYLASDYVRTNTDLATMEGANEAARRAVNAIIDHYEIKADKCRIWDMYAFDLLALWQRNDKSRWEDGLPWNGKIVG; encoded by the coding sequence TTGCCGAAAGTTGTCATATGGGGTGGAGGAGTCGCCGGAATGAGCGCTGCGCACGAGCTGGCCGAGCGGGGCTTCGAGGTGTCCGTCTACGAGGCCCGAAGCGTGCCCGGCGGCAAGGCCCGCAGCATGGAAGCCAAGGGCACCGGCACGGATGGCCGCAAGGACCTGCCGGGCGAGCATGGCTTCCGCTTCTTCCCGAAGTTCTACCGGCATGTGACCGATACGATGAAGCGCATCCCGCTGGCCAGCGGCCCCGGGAGCGGCAGGCTGGACCATCTGCTCGGCTACGGCCGCACAAGCGTGTTCGACAATCTGGTCGAAGGGACGAGGCTCGGCCTCGCGTTCGACGACCGGAGCATGCTGCCTTTCCTTACGGAATTCCCCGAATCGATCTCCGACCTCAAGGTGCTGTTCACCTCGCTGTTCGAGAACCATCTCGGCCTGACGGCGGAGGAGGCGTCGCTGTACGGCACGAAGCTGTTCGAGCTGGCCTCCAGCAGCAAGCTGCGCCGCTACCTCGACTACCAGCGGGTGTCGTGGTGGGACTTCATCGAAGCGGACAAGCAGTCCGAGCAGTACAAGCGGATCTTCGTCGGCCTCTCCCGCATCCTCGTCGCCGCCAAGGCCCAGGAGGCCAACGCCTGCACGATCGGCACGGTCGGAGCGACGCTCATGCTCGACATGGTGACGCCCGGCGGCAGCGCCGACCGGCTGCTGAACGGCCCGACCAACGAAGCCTGGCTGTTCCCCTGGTACGAGCATCTGGAGTCGATGGGCGTCAAGTTCTACCGCGACGCTCCGCTGAAGGCGATCCATTGCGAGAAGGGCGTCGTCACCGGCGGAACCGTGCTGCTGGACGGACAGGAGCAGCTCGTCGTCGGCGACTGCTACATCGCGGCGCTGCCGGTCGAAGTGATGGCGGGCCTGCTCACCGAGGAGCTGGTGCAGGCCGATCCGCTGCTCGGGAGCATCCGGCCGCTGAGCGAGTCGGTCGAGTGGATGAACGGCGTCCAGTTCTATCTGAACGAGGACGTCGAGCTGATCCACGGCCATATCATCTGCATGGACAGCCCTTGGGCGCTGACGCTCGTCTCGCAGAAGCAGTTCTGGCCGGGCATCGACTTGTCCGAATACGGCAACGGCAACGTCCGCGGCGTGCTTTCGGTCGACGTGTCGGACTGGGAGTCCGAGGGCGTCCTGTTCGGCAAGCCGGCGATGAAGTGCTCGGCCGAGGAGATCAAGCAGGAGGTCTGGCAGCAGCTCAAGGATCATTTCAACCACGGCGCGGACGTGCTCCATGACGGGCTGCTGGAGGCCTGGTTCCTCGACGAGGACATCCAGTTCCCCAACCCGCACGAGGCGACCAACATGGAGCCGCTGCTCGTCAACCGCGTCCACACCTGGGACCTGCGGCCGAACGCCTACACCGCGATCCCGAACTTCTACCTCGCCTCCGACTACGTCCGCACCAATACGGATCTGGCGACGATGGAAGGCGCCAACGAGGCGGCCAGGCGAGCCGTCAACGCCATTATCGATCATTATGAGATCAAGGCTGACAAATGCCGGATCTGGGACATGTACGCGTTCGATCTGCTCGCACTGTGGCAGCGCAACGACAAGTCCCGGTGGGAAGACGGCCTTCCCTGGAACGGCAAGATTGTCGGCTAG
- a CDS encoding glyoxalase superfamily protein, producing the protein MECSRIVPVLRMFDLDKTREFYLDFLGGELLGEPPFEPSMPLYLFVSLGGCELHLSEHFGDGMPGANLRIETAGVQAFQQALLAKAYRHARPGLEKPPWGGLEMTVQDPAGNRLTFYER; encoded by the coding sequence ATGGAATGCAGTCGCATCGTGCCCGTGCTGAGAATGTTCGACCTTGATAAGACCCGGGAGTTCTACCTGGACTTCCTGGGAGGGGAGCTGCTCGGCGAGCCTCCGTTCGAGCCGTCAATGCCTCTTTACCTGTTCGTATCGCTGGGCGGGTGCGAGCTGCATCTGTCGGAGCATTTCGGAGACGGGATGCCGGGGGCCAATCTGCGCATCGAGACGGCCGGCGTGCAGGCCTTCCAGCAGGCCCTGCTGGCCAAAGCCTATCGGCATGCAAGGCCGGGCCTCGAAAAGCCGCCCTGGGGCGGGCTGGAGATGACGGTGCAGGATCCGGCCGGCAACCGGCTTACGTTCTACGAGCGGTAG
- a CDS encoding GNAT family N-acetyltransferase: MTLIIEPCGLDRKQVLLNLYPLYLHDLAGIRGVLPNRHGVFEEDDGIATLQEQQAEFAIWWEKEGLLFPYLLVEDGLPAGFALVASGPYAVDGSEFTLQEFFLLRPYRGQGRAERAARELFCRHPGRWALFTTASESNAGAISFWRRTLRAAAPEGAYEEKDEDMEYYGFGKLFRFRSVEGAGAAPGNAAPGSAAPGNAAPSNAAPGSAAPGRAAPDSATPGSAGPDSAAPDSAAPGSAAPGRAAPSNAAPGGSPLGRPAASPPAEPAASPLSSGITLRLAAADADLDALAELDALVVGHGGRREALAAHAAASCCLLAEREGRLAGYAAWDRGFFGREFLQLLIVHPAERRAGIGRTLLLGWLERCSGERAFTSTNRSNEPMRALLEAAGFEASGIVDHLDEGDPELVFSVAVASDDPV, translated from the coding sequence ATGACGCTCATCATCGAACCTTGCGGCCTCGACCGCAAGCAAGTCCTGCTGAACCTGTACCCGCTCTATCTCCATGATCTGGCGGGCATCCGCGGCGTGCTGCCGAACCGGCACGGCGTCTTCGAGGAAGATGACGGCATCGCCACGCTGCAAGAGCAGCAGGCGGAGTTCGCGATCTGGTGGGAAAAGGAGGGGCTGCTGTTCCCTTATCTTCTCGTCGAGGACGGCCTGCCGGCGGGCTTCGCGCTCGTCGCCTCGGGCCCTTACGCGGTCGACGGCAGCGAGTTCACGCTGCAGGAGTTTTTCCTGCTGCGGCCCTACCGGGGACAAGGCCGGGCCGAGCGCGCGGCCCGAGAGCTGTTCTGCCGCCATCCGGGTCGCTGGGCGCTGTTCACGACGGCGTCGGAGTCCAACGCGGGGGCGATCTCGTTCTGGCGCAGGACGCTGCGGGCGGCGGCCCCGGAAGGCGCATACGAGGAAAAGGACGAAGACATGGAGTACTATGGCTTCGGCAAGCTGTTCCGATTCCGCAGCGTCGAAGGGGCGGGCGCAGCGCCCGGCAACGCAGCGCCCGGCAGCGCAGCGCCAGGCAATGCAGCGCCAAGCAACGCAGCGCCCGGAAGCGCAGCGCCCGGCAGAGCAGCGCCCGACAGCGCCACGCCAGGCAGCGCAGGACCCGACAGCGCAGCGCCCGACAGCGCAGCGCCCGGAAGCGCAGCGCCCGGCAGAGCAGCGCCAAGCAACGCAGCGCCCGGCGGCTCCCCGCTGGGCCGCCCAGCGGCGTCGCCGCCTGCCGAGCCCGCAGCCTCGCCGCTCTCCTCCGGCATCACGCTGCGCCTCGCGGCGGCTGATGCCGACCTGGACGCGCTCGCGGAGCTCGACGCGCTCGTCGTCGGCCACGGCGGCCGCCGAGAAGCGCTCGCCGCCCATGCGGCGGCGAGCTGCTGCCTCCTCGCCGAGCGGGAGGGCCGGCTGGCCGGCTATGCGGCATGGGACCGCGGCTTTTTCGGCCGGGAGTTCCTGCAGCTCTTGATCGTGCACCCCGCCGAGCGGCGCGCCGGCATCGGCCGCACGCTGCTGCTGGGCTGGCTGGAGCGCTGCTCCGGCGAGCGCGCCTTCACCTCGACGAACCGCTCCAACGAACCGATGCGGGCGCTGCTGGAGGCGGCGGGCTTCGAGGCGAGCGGCATCGTCGACCATCTGGACGAAGGCGATCCGGAGCTCGTTTTCAGCGTGGCGGTTGCCTCGGACGATCCGGTCTGA